In Dermacentor silvarum isolate Dsil-2018 chromosome 2, BIME_Dsil_1.4, whole genome shotgun sequence, the following proteins share a genomic window:
- the LOC125943110 gene encoding uncharacterized protein LOC125943110: protein MLELADQFLEAQGGTNLSKIRKEEPGDAKKPASDERRNPPKPVPRCYLCNRLGHHASSCRTNFTRPNEVKCFKCGRTGHKADSCRNGVKETPQASCVYAPPKHQEDINDGFVELRDGKRIPVVNAVMTQRPEFPDKVMPVLAGKLGDKQITVLRDSGTSTVIVRRDLVQDEELTGETTLVCLVDGTARKLPEAKIEVDTPYYSGKVTALCMDHPLYDLIIGNVEGVRAPDDPKPLEEEPKTEPSTIEEARGKPSASDENTAAAVTRAQAKAQAKPSQLPSRPNSENKPTGTHNHAKHYYRKTKDRKFKFKSR, encoded by the coding sequence atgttggaattggcagaccaatttttggaagcacagggaggcaccaatctctccaagatcagaaaagaggagccaggggacgcaaagaaaccggcatccgatgaaaggagaaaccctccgaagcctgttccgaggtgttatctctgtaaccgactgggccatcatgctagcagttgtcggaccaactttacgcgccccaacgaggttaaatgttttaaatgtgggcgaacggggcacaaagccgattcatgtcgcaacggagtgaaggaaactccccaagcatcctgtgtgtatgccccgccaaaacatcaagaagacataaacgacggctttgtagaacttcgagacggaaaaagaattccggtcgttaatgcggtgatgacccaacgccccgaatttcccgataaggtaatgcccgtacttgccggaaaattgggagacaaacaaatcacggtgttacgagattccggcaccagcacagtgatcgtgcgaagggacttagtacaagacgaggagctcacgggcgaaaccactttagtttgcctagtcgatggtacggctaggaagcttcctgaagccaagattgaggtcgataccccctattacagtgggaaagtcactgcgctttgcatggaccacccactgtacgacctaatcataggaaacgtcgagggagttcgcgccccagacgatccgaaacctttggaagaagagccgAAGACCGAACCCTCGACGATTGAAGAGGCACGCGGAAAACCATCAGCCTCTGACGAAAACACCGCggcagctgtcacccgagctcaagcaaaggctcaggcaAAACCGTCCCAGCTCCCTTCCagacccaattccgaaaataaaccgaccgggacccataaccacgcgaaacactactatagaaagaccaaggacagaaaatttaaatttaagagccgttga